In Spinacia oleracea cultivar Varoflay chromosome 5, BTI_SOV_V1, whole genome shotgun sequence, a single window of DNA contains:
- the LOC110799998 gene encoding protein FAR1-RELATED SEQUENCE 5-like, which yields MDDDLIDLNIDLNRAIEEKLYNYDENLENHREVFDVEDEDEGTSQQVMVANQCIEEGLIIHSIDTNHNIFENPNDEQEENIDKELDGSLIGEARKTTDEIYDLYCKHAAIIGFSVRKGKNRYKEGTTIVNGKYFYCSAAGIRDPPKNKELKNEDDQSDHVVVHNHPLTREIRIYLHRSERQMTEPKKEAIEAKSECGLRPMESYRYMSTENGGDDCVGHTMIDHLNYCYKLKIKQIDSKDSQTLVNKLYDIQSIDPEFFFRVRLNAEGKIECLFWKDSMMREDYKIYGDVLVFDTTFRTNKYNLICAPFVGINNHWKNTMFACAFNGDETT from the exons ATGGACGACGATTTAATCGATTTGAATATCGATTTAAATCGCGCAATAGAAGAAAAATTGTATAATTATGACG aaaatttagAGAATCATAGAGAAGTATTTGacgttgaagatgaagatgaaggcaCATCTCAGCAAGTTATGGTTGCAAATCAATGTATTGAAGAAG gTTTAATAATACATTCAATTGATACAAACCACAACATCTTTGAAAATCCAAATGATGAGCAGGAAGAAAACATTGATAAAGAATTAGATGGCAGTTTAATTGGAGAAGCAAGGAAAACAACCGATGAGATTTATGATCTATATTGCAAACATGCTGCTATTATTGGTTTTAGTGTACGAAAAGGGAAGAatagatataaagaaggaactACAATTGTTAATGGAAAATACTTCTACTGTTCTGCTGCTGGAATAAGAGACCCTCCTAAAAACAAAGAACTCAAAAATGAAGATGATCAATCAGAt caTGTAGTGGTACATAATCACCCATTGACAAGAGAAATAAGAATTTATCTCCACCGATCGGAACGACAAATGACAGAACCTAAAAAAGAAGCTATTGAGGCAAAGTCAGAATGTGGTCTAAGACCAATGGAGTCTTATAGGTATATGTCAACAGAAAATGGCGGAGACGACTGTGTTGGTCATACGATGATTGATCATCTAAACTACTGCTACAAGTTAAAAATTAAGCAAATTGATAGCAAGGATTCACAAACACTAGTGAACAAACTGTATGACATACAATCAATAGATCCCGAGTTCTTTTTCAGAGTAAGACTCAATGCTGAAGGAAAAATTGAGTGCCTATTTTGGAAGGATTCTATGATGAGAGAAGATTACAAAATATATGGAGATGTTCTAGTTTTTGATACTACATTTAGAACCAATAAGTACAATCTCATATGTGCTCCATTTGTTGGTATAAATAACCATTGGAAAAACACAATGTTTGCTTGTGCTTTCAATGGGGATGAAACCACATAA
- the LOC130461764 gene encoding protein FAR1-RELATED SEQUENCE 5-like → MGGKHPISIFTDQDAAIAAGIEQVFPSSRHRLCLWHLSKNANSRFGLLKSDKNFKNAFYKCLSGCITPNDFEETWKSMINTFKLEKDDWFNRLYGLKEKWCTTLSKDFFSAGILSSQRSESTNHAVGFKANKSTTLTEFYSIFQATINRWRKIEEKDDFDCTRGIPTSELSMSAILKQEANVYTITLFRDFEE, encoded by the exons ATGGGAGGAAAGCACCCTATATCAATTTTCACTGATCAAGATGCAGCTATTGCTGCTGGAATAGAACAG GTTTTTCCTTCTTCAAGACACAGGTTATGCTTGTGGCACTTGAGTAAAAATGCAAACAGTAGGTTTGGTTTATTGAAGTCtgataaaaatttcaaaaacgcATTCTACAAGTGTTTAAGTGGGTGTATAACACcaaatgattttgaagaaacttgGAAATCTATGATCAACACTTTTAAGCTGGAAAAAGATGACTGGTTCAACAGATTGTATGGTCTTAAAGAAAAATGGTGTACAACTTtaagtaaagattttttttctgCCGGTATACTTTCTTCACAAAGGAGTGAAAGTACAAACCATGCTGTTGGATTTAAAGCAAATAAAAGTACAACATTAACAGAGTTCTATAGTATTTTTCAAGCTACAATAAATCGATGGAGAAAAATCGAAGAAAAAGACGACTTTGACTGTACAAGGGGAATACCTACTTCAGAGCTAAGTATGAGTGCTATATTAAAACAGGAAGCAAATGTATACACGATAACACTTTTCCGTGATTTTGAAGAATAA